Below is a genomic region from Micropterus dolomieu isolate WLL.071019.BEF.003 ecotype Adirondacks linkage group LG08, ASM2129224v1, whole genome shotgun sequence.
CAATCTGTTCCAAAACATATCTAGGATCTCCATGCAGGTCAAAAAGTTTAAATCTCTCAACATGATTTTGCTTGAaagatttaatttaacatttataatatCCCGTCTGTTTCTTCAGTACAAATCATAGACTGGACAAATCCAGTAAAAGTATGTTGAATCTTTGAAAATGTACCAACATTTTAATGGAcagataaaactttattgtcatatCCCTGGTTATTTGCACATGCAGAGGAAATTAAGTTATTTCtaatcagaaaaataaatgtttataattATAGCTACTTAAAAATctctacatttattcatttcaagTTGTAACACACTTCAAAATCTGGGATCTGGGATTTCCATGGACAGCCTTGTTAACAACGTGATTCTGcttgaaaaatattatttaacataACGTGAAGTTCATAATTCACCGTCTGTTTAATTGGTACAAATCCAGTAAAATATGTGATTTTTTAGAAATGTACTGACATTTTAAGGTACTTAAAGGTACGATGCATAactttattttgctttaataTTTGACTTTACtatgttcattttattatagtattattattattattattattatcaccatTCGATCTCGTTTCTACCCTTTGCGGGCATGTTACTTAAAGGatcattttagtatttttaaacctggggcATATATTTatgctaaaaataaatatatacagaaataacggttgtgaaaaataaatgcttATAATTATACCTTTAAATCTCTTATTTCTAAATTCATTTTCTTATTCCTTTTTTTACAGGATGCAAAAGCCCTGGAAAACAAATATAGTAAATAGATCTGGAATTAACAATCAGGGGCCTGTGCTGGGAAGCAGGGTACGCGAGGTAACTTCAGGATTCAGGCTGGGTTTTCAGTCCTACGAGGGTAGTTCACTTATGTTCGAGATAAGAGATCAACACTATAAAAGCACCACCTGCTGACCGATCCGTTCTCTTGAAAAATGACATCCCCAGACTGCAGCCTACAGGAGGCGTTGACCATCAGACAGACGAGTAAATAAATATGCCAAAAGAGTCgcatgtgaaaataaaatctaaaatctttatttttcttcttaaatTACAAAGATGAATTTTACTGTTAAAGTGCTTTATAATCTCATTAAACTAACATGTTGACTGATCTGACAACAGCTGATAACATGATCAGAGAAACAGTTATTTAGAAACAGACCATCTGTCAGATAAAGGCAAAAAATGGTTGTTCAATCAGATTATTGATTTGAAGTTTAATAAAGCTTCACAGGAGGTCAGAGACTAAAACAACCAAACACACCCGTCCTCTTCATCCTCGTCTTCCTTTCAGCAGCGCTGAAGGAAAAAGGTTTCAAACCTTGTTACATCGTCTCAGGACACTGCTTGATGATTGGCTCCTTCTTGCGTCaggctgcaggtgtttcttGGCCCCCGGCTCTCTGTGAGACATCACCCCAGTAGTGATGTCACAGCTTGGCCTTGCGGCGGTCTCTGACGGCGTACAAGACGGCGTGAGCTTGGTCGAACGACTCGCCGACGGCCGACTGAACTCTGCTCCTCCAACGCTGCAGCTGAGGACGCTGCTGCAGGACGTCCCTGCCCCCCCCCAGAGGCTGCAGAGAGACACAATGAGCATGCTCAGAACCAATGGCCAATCACCAAACCCCTCCCCCCACCATGTGGAGAATCAAACACTGACAAACCGGTTTTCAAACTGAAAAAAGGAGCGCACCATTTTTCTACAGAACCATTTCCGTTTAAATAAACGCCCTGAACGCAGCCCTGTGATTGGTCAGcacagtgtgtcagtgtttgtggCTACAGTAAATaaagggggcggggcttagaAAACATTCAGCTGATCAATATGTAAACCAGAGAGCCTCGGACCTGCATGAGCTCGCAGACGGCGAGCAGATCGGCCACAGTGATGTCATCGCCACAGAGGAAAGGCTGTCTGCGAAGAAACATGGACTCCAGTTTGTCCAGGGTGTCATCGAGCAGAGAGAGCGCACGATTCAAGCGTGCCTCGTCCACCTGAGAGCCACTCTGAGCCGAGAGGAGCACCTGAGACAGAGAcgggtggagacagacagacagacagagagcgagaggggTGTGTGGTTAGAATAATTTCTATCACTTTCCAACTCAAATCAATCACTGCTCAATCTGTTTGTTGATgatgtatttactgtgtgtgttcttgtactAGTATCTTTGTGGGGACCAGTTTTAGACCTTCATGTGAGGGATTTTAGTTTGTTAAGCTACCTCCAGCATAAAGACTTTAGCGGCGTGTAGTCGTGTGTTGGTGTGATGCCAGGCGGTGTATTCGTCCACTTTGGCTCGTCTCTCTGGTTGATGTGGATACCAGTGCTCCGGCATGTCGTACTTGATGGCCAGGTACTTCAGGATGGCAtcactacaacacacacacacacacacacacacacacacacacacacgtgtcatTTCCTTATTAGTGATATCAGCATGTACGCGGTCTGATTATTACTGATAGAAAAGATGAAGTAAACTAACAAAATCATTTTCCTCTCAGACATCCTGcatgttcagtttgtgtgtgtgtgtgttgtgcattttggtgagttttcattTAATGGAGTGAGCGTGAcgtttattttctgtaaaaacaaatgcaatacCTTGGAGGTTGACTGATTATTAAAACTTTTTGACATTTATTATGTttaagttcagtgtgtaagatttagtggcatctagtggtgagggttgtgaattgcaaccatctgtccagtctaccaaaTATTTCGTAGCTGCAGTACAGGAGGTACAtctattaagaaattatatttacttaatttttcagtaaatgttactgtgacttggccactgacagacaacatagaaaatgtaagccaagagtgtgaaacactgtcactgtttctacaccacagtccattataaaccacacattagataaagtttatacaaacactgacgAGGGAAACccattaattctctctgtgattatggaccctctcCAAAACTGCctgccaacaataatatctggcccgctgccagattacagtgctttgatagcggcaaaaaatataaataaataaatactttgatagtggTGCGGAAATAGAtctgtcatgacagcaacagttactcacataatcacttcctctttagtggttttgtctacaaaataaaaatgtgagaagcttgtttactgtaatgcagtatttggagttgaactgagctttttctttgaaaaattctgaacgacattaaaaggcCTGCTcgacacctctgaaagagccgtcagaaaacatgattcccctaaatatcctctgcctggagatactaaggaaatgcaaaagcgtctgtaggttgatggatgtggatccaacactgaaacaaaaacagtgcagcacatgccgtgatgtgagaaacattcgctgcagaatccatttgttgaagagagaaaaaaatgaagtTGTCCCAAGGTGGAATCTAACACTCAACCCTTTTGTTTGCAAGCCCTGTGCCTTACAGACTGAGCTACCTGAACAACATGTCTATAAAGGTCAGTATTATGgtttatattctcatccaccatctaatggttgaaaatatctctccgatgcaaaacttatttgcagtatattattattacttcttctaacgtacatattcaacatagtgtctacactgcctgaattctaccagaagtagaacaagaagaacgttgTGACAAAACGtactctgtagcgctgtttgtccattttcaggTACAGTAGAAAAATGAAGATGCAACATGACAACgtccatagaagggggtgcctgcggttatgtagatataaatgtaagatataaaagtaataaaaacatgatggtttattatgtagggtctttacacaccactgaaaacatagttatggatcttatattgcatttctgtcagtagatcctcaGCGATATTACACACTCAGTTAGGTGGAAATTAGATCTGACTATATATGTTTAACTTACAGATGTGTGAACTTGCGCGTGTGCATGTGTACCTCTCTGTAAGGACGAAGCCGTTGTCTACCATGACAGGAACTTTCTGCATGGGGTTCAACTTTGTGAAGTCTGGAGTTCTGTTTTCTCCTGCACACGAGAGAAGTGTAAAGAAAAGCTCCAACCAAACTCCAATCAGAAATCCCGCAGTTTAAATTTTTCTGCATGTTGCTGAGCATACAAACCGGACTAACAAAGACTTTTCAAGACATACAGAAACAAGAGAACGAACTTTTTAGCTCGGCTTTATCAGTGCATCACAGTGAAACGGCAGTGCCATACATTTCCAGCCTAAATTTCTTACTTCACCATCTTTAACATCGTGGCAGATGACGGTTAACGTTGCTGTTAAAAGAGAGTGAATCTAACCTGAGTTTCGCTTGAACTAAACGCTTTTAAGAGAAGAACTCAGTGACTTGTGCCATTACTGACTAGACTTGAAGGAAACCTCAAAAGAAAGACAATCTCGGTCAGACAAGCAGGCCTACTGGAGTTTAGTGTGGGGTCAAAGTTCTCCAGGGTAGAAGTCACAACCAcaactaacgttactgtaagtagAAACACTTTATACTGACTGACCACAGTACGGACTGGTAAGTCAGTTTTGTAGTTTTCTGATCTGGTAATTATCCTGATATTCAGTTAGTTCACCTTTCCTCAGAGCCACGGTGCGGACTGTGTGCGGGGTTTTGGTGCAGTTGAGCAGGATGTGCACCGCCCGGCAGGGCTGCGACAGAAGGTCCAAATACACCTCCACCAACCGGCGTGGCGCCATGGAGCCTCGTTTTAACGGTTAAAAGCAGTGAAATAAACAACAGGAGATGCAACAAACAGATGCCCTTCTAccctttctcctccttctttttgttttatggtaCATTGCGACCACAcacattaccgccacctactgtaccgGAGTATGAAGCATGAAATCGTTGGGGCAATAACCCCACCAAAATGACatagataaataaacaaaaaaaaacactaaataaaataaaagaaaataatttggcttttgcccattaaaaacaatgttttatttaaccttGTGTGATCAAACCTCAGCCTGGTTAAAACGCGACTCTTCTGTTCCTTAATAGGTTAGATATTTGCAAACTGTAGACTAATGTTTCCGTCCACTTTTATCCACGTCCCGCCTGTCCTGCCATTTCTTCATCATTTCTTTTTTGATTATCGCCTCGGTTTCTCCTTTTCCAAACGGTACATTTTAGGCCAAAGATCAGAGTTTTTTCTGGTGAAGAAGCcgcagaaaacaaaaaaaaaaaccctctgaGGAGAAGGAGATGTTGCAGTTTATATAGCTCTCGGTATTTGTTGCCTACTAGGCCTATTTCTAACTGCAAGTCGACATTTTTATTATAAGGCTAATATTTTctatcatattttatttatctgttttagAGGGTGACACGGGATTGgattttcactcctgtcccGCTCccgataaaataaaataaaatagcgTTTATTATTTATGACTGCATATTTATAcgtaaaacaatatataaaatattatctATGATTCCGGCCGCTCTGTGATGAACAGTGAAACTGACTCCCATAAAACCTGAGAAGTGTGCCTGTGTGTAGGTTATATACTTTACtgctatttatatttttgtcctgTATATTTATTTCTGCATCTTGCAACTGCCTCCTACTGCGACGTGTGCAATATCAATGACATCTGTATATAAAAGGTGTTTAGTGTACACAGGCCtatattgatatttttttaatttaatgtgtattttcttatctgttgtgttgtgtatACATATGGTGCATGtttaacatttgtgtttatgttgttcATGTGGctgtttcattaatttattagttAGGGAAAATGGTATATTAATTAATGAAgaaattaataaagaaaaacgTCATAGGTGCACTTTAAGGTGGTCTTACATGTAAAAGCGTTAATGGGATGGAACCAATTACACCTCACTTCAGGAACTCTGCATCACCTGCTGCTGGATTATTGGAGGTTCCCTTCGTCAGTCAGGCCCAAAGCTGGAaccacatatatatatttaaacagacTTTTTGAAAAGGTCAGTTTACATTGAAAAGGCTGAATGTTGCTCGAAGCGCAGCATCAAATTAAACGCCAATGAAAAGGGTTAACAAGAGCTTCCTCTAGACGGGACTGTTGTGTCAAAGACATTTGGACAAAACTGCTTTTCAGTAAAGGCAGCTGGGAAGtggacttattttttttttttaccactgagTGTCAG
It encodes:
- the gstt2 gene encoding glutathione S-transferase theta-2; the encoded protein is MAPRRLVEVYLDLLSQPCRAVHILLNCTKTPHTVRTVALRKGENRTPDFTKLNPMQKVPVMVDNGFVLTESDAILKYLAIKYDMPEHWYPHQPERRAKVDEYTAWHHTNTRLHAAKVFMLEVLLSAQSGSQVDEARLNRALSLLDDTLDKLESMFLRRQPFLCGDDITVADLLAVCELMQPLGGGRDVLQQRPQLQRWRSRVQSAVGESFDQAHAVLYAVRDRRKAKL